GACCAGCGCCCCCGGCCGTTCGTCTTGGCGTGGTAAAGCGCCATGTCTGCATCGGTCACCACCTGTTCCGGAATGTCCATGCTGGCCGTTGCAATGGCAACGCCAACACTTGCGCTGCAGAAGGTGGACTTGCCCTCAAAGGCAAAAGGGGCATGCATCTCCTGCACGATCGCGTCCGCAAGGCTGCTGATGTCCAGCGCACTGTTTCCCAGCGGCCTCAGAATGACAAATTCGTCACCGCCGATACGCGCAATCAGATCCGTCTCGCTGGTCAGGCGGCGCAGCATCTTTGCAACGGACAGCAGCAACCGGTCACCGGCATCATGTCCCAATGTGTCATTGACCGACTTGAAGCGGTCGAGATCGACATAAAAAACCGCGAATTCCGTCCCGCCGTTCTGAAGCTTCTGGATCCAGGATTTCAGCTCGACTTCAAAATGCCTGCGATTGGACAGGCCGGTCAGCGGGTCTTCCTTGGACTCCTTCGCGACCGTCCTGGCCATCTCGAAAAGCCGGGTGTTCTCCTTTTCGAGGCGCTCGATTTTTTCCGCGTAATCAGCCAGCAGCTCCTGATTGGAAATTGTTGTGGCAAGCGTCGAATGCACGACCGGATTGTGCGGGGTCTCGTCCAGCTCAATCAACGAACAGAGCCACCACCGGTCACCCATTGAGGGGTCCGACAAGGGCGTCCAGCTCATCTTCTGCCAGTATTCCTCACCCGACTTCCTGTTGGTGCGGACCTTTACCGAGAAGTGCTCCCAGTTCATCAGCTTTTCGATGATGAGCAGGTGGTCGCCCTGCGCCATGCTGGTACCGATCAGGATGGTGCCGCGCTGACCCAAGATATCTCTGTTGTCATACCCGGTTATCCGGGTGAAGGCCTTGTTGCACCACTGCAGTTCCATGATTGCGCCGTCTTCGTCACTTGCGAGCGCAAGAGCCAGGCCTTCGGAGCTTTTGTCGCTGATCTGGTCGATAATCTGCGGCGGAATCATGTAAAGGTCTCTCGTCGTCACGCGCCCAGTGGAGCGTCAAGACCTTAGCCTATCGCCAAAATTGTTGCGCAACCAACAGGTTGATGGCAGGTAAGTCGTAAATAGTCCTCCATTATTGGCAAATTGCAAGTTTTAGGTGCGGGAAACGTTCGTAAAACTGGCGTGCATGTTGCAAAAATCTTCCGGAAACCTGTTCGTTTTGCTCATGCCGGAAGGTGACTGCATGAATCCTCCCGGCGTTGAAGATTTTTCCGCCCGGCGGCGAGGCGGTTTTTGTCCTTTTATTCTCCATAGTCGACTTCATGCCGGTATCCCTCTTCCCCGTGCATCT
This genomic interval from Labrenzia sp. VG12 contains the following:
- a CDS encoding EAL domain-containing protein translates to MIPPQIIDQISDKSSEGLALALASDEDGAIMELQWCNKAFTRITGYDNRDILGQRGTILIGTSMAQGDHLLIIEKLMNWEHFSVKVRTNRKSGEEYWQKMSWTPLSDPSMGDRWWLCSLIELDETPHNPVVHSTLATTISNQELLADYAEKIERLEKENTRLFEMARTVAKESKEDPLTGLSNRRHFEVELKSWIQKLQNGGTEFAVFYVDLDRFKSVNDTLGHDAGDRLLLSVAKMLRRLTSETDLIARIGGDEFVILRPLGNSALDISSLADAIVQEMHAPFAFEGKSTFCSASVGVAIATASMDIPEQVVTDADMALYHAKTNGRGRWSFFTEEMHADALATKRLVSDLLIACEKREFVPYFQPLIDASTGKIVSAEVLVRWAHPKLGLLPPGAFLETAASMGILKRIDEITFSTLPETLAEFDRAGIDLPRISINVSAGRLADPTLIHDIKRSGIAPERLTIEILESVYLERIGDVVHWTLGELKELGVTIALDDFGTGHASVQGLLKINPTILKIDRQFIQPIVEDETSRALVHSIIGIGKSLGMRIVAEGVETEQHALFAGRMGCDFLQGFHFGKPVSASDLQQRLLETNGQFWFPAETDIATLRPELPC